CTCGCCTCTGACTCCAGCTTGACTCTGACGTAGGATGCTGACTTGACTCCGTCTCCTACAGAGATGTTGGCATTTCTCAGGGCCTTCACCGTCCTGTCCACCTGTAAAACACAGTCAAACTATTAACTAACCCGTATCCCAACTTAAAATAACACGAGCACTAACTCTACAAACACCAGGAAGTTTTAACtctgtatttcagtttttttttctaacGTTTTGCTAATGAACAGTTGGTCATTTTAATCTGTCATTGTTTGCAAACCTGCAAAGTTAGCAAACAAACTGGAGTGGTGAAATAAGCATCATGCTGttatttgtcacactgaaatgtgtgtgtgtgtgtgatgtgtgtgtgtgtgtgtgtgtgtgtgtgtgtgtgtgtgtgtgtgtgtgtgtgtgtgtgtgtgtgtgtgtgtgtgtgtgtgtgtgtgtgatgtggaggATTGTGCTTTAGGAAGGAACTGAGTTAAAGCACACCTTCTTCTTCAACCAATCCAGGGTCTTTTCCAGGCTGTAACGATAAAACTGCAGGCCCCCCACCtctgtcagagagggagagagagacacagagagagacagatagagagggagcATTAGCAACACTGACACTGAGTGAGGCCGTTAGCTCAGCAAAATCCACAAACGTAAACAGAGACAGCAATGCTTTTTATCAGTTGTCATTTTGCCCTAATGGTTTATGAACATTTGTGACTGTAGTTTTCAGTGTAGATTCAGCGGAAGGACATCtgacctttctcctctgctatgTGATGCACGGAGGCCAGGGAGCGTGTGCAGTTGAGCAgcctggtgcatgctgggaaatcCTCATCCATGACCATCTGATTCATGGGTTGGAACTTCCCCTGGGGACACAGAAAGGTTTATGGCATCACAATGAGAAGAGAACACCTAAAGGATGATTACATAGTAGAAGGGACATAAAGTGGCGAAAACAACAATGATGTCACAATGATATGACATCATACCAACATTACAAATGAAAGCCGAGTCCTACACTGTGACATCACAATCATCAACACCACATTCTATAGACAGACTTGTAGTGATGTGTGACATCGAAGAACAGAATAACACTTGTAAATTGTCGGATTCACTTTATGATACCAGAATGTGTCATAATGAATAATGACAATATTACCTCTTTTACAGCTTTGACCAAATAGGGTAACAGAAGGTATAGGGGGTCCATAGGGGTAACATAAAGCAGTCTCCCATCTTtggcaaaaaagaaaaaaacacattcagACTTGACTGGATTAGAATTGTCAACCATGTTTAAGCTCTTAGTATCAACGTATACTAACCTCTCTGCACTGTTTGGCCAATGAACCAGGAGTGGCAGTCTTCACTGAAGGCTTTAACCTCATACAGCTGCACATCCTCACTGCCCAGCAGATACAGAGAGGCTGCACCTGGAAGaggcacaagacacacacacacacgatagggAAGTACCTGACTCTTCAGCGTCACATGCATCAACAGTCTGTAAGTACTGTAGCTATAGTTGAAGCCAGGTTCACGACGAATCGGACAAAACAAGTTTGCTAGCAGAAAGTTTTATTACGCATGGATAACTAACTGCAATGAAGACGGCTAGTTGATACCTGTTGATGGGTTTCTGAGTCTTACAAACGTGGAGTCGACGTCATCCTTCCTTGTTTCAATGGCTGAGTCTGTTGATCACAAAAAAAACAGCATAGCCAACGACAGTCTACAGTCAATACAAACACATGTTAAGGTTAATACTCGCTCCAAATGCCAGCAATGTTAGCTAAAAGTGTATGACAGTAAATCAACTAACAGCTAGACTGTATGTTGACTAAAACATCTAGGCGGCCGTGCTATATTAAGCTACTTTATCTATGATATGATTTTTACTGTAATTACTAGATAACTAGCCACTCTGTTAGATTATAGCCTGTTAAATGCACGGTACCTGCTGCAATTGCGACCCATCTGTCATTCTGTGAAAGTGGTGTGCGTTTCTTTTTTGTGGCCATTGTGTACAATTTAGAGATGTTTTGCTAGCTCCCTATACTTATAACTGtaggcagctagctagctagctagctataagTGAAGTGCAGTCTTTGACTGTAGTTTACTAGCTAGTAGTCGCTAGCTAGACTGTCGTCACTGTAAACAGTCCGCACTGCGCAGCAACTTGTGAAAAGGCGGGTAAACTTGCCTGTTCCACTCCAAAACGGGATCTGGTTTGGAGTGGAAAAAAAATAAGAACCGCAATCTCTGCCGCTACCAAATGTAGAAAAGAAACCGCAGCTAATTGAATTTATATTTAATAATACTGAGTGGCATTATTTCGAAGGACGGCTTGATTAAAGGAAACATCCGTTTTAGTATAcacagttttttatttttttcattcccATCATTTTAGGAAGTGGAACATTCCGTGATGTCATCTTAAAGGTGCATCAATTGGGCTTTTAAGGAAATTTGGATTGAAAGTAATccgttgtattttatttttttgtcataACGTCTTTACATCGTTTGATAGATT
The DNA window shown above is from Osmerus eperlanus chromosome 3, fOsmEpe2.1, whole genome shotgun sequence and carries:
- the rnaseh2b gene encoding ribonuclease H2 subunit B isoform X1 codes for the protein MATKKKRTPLSQNDRWVAIAADSAIETRKDDVDSTFVRLRNPSTGAASLYLLGSEDVQLYEVKAFSEDCHSWFIGQTVQRDGRLLYVTPMDPLYLLLPYLVKAVKEGKFQPMNQMVMDEDFPACTRLLNCTRSLASVHHIAEEKEVGGLQFYRYSLEKTLDWLKKKVDRTVKALRNANISVGDGVKSASYVRVKLESEARDEDYLRYAHGLLSAYVSGDLSGALLAHLRLPELVTPEKEEPPSKKRKLSDKPLEAGDDYTKFNSADFTRKPPKKMSAAQKSLAKVDKSGMKTMSAFFSPKAKLEKN
- the rnaseh2b gene encoding ribonuclease H2 subunit B isoform X2, whose product is MATKKKRTPLSQNDRWVAIAADSAIETRKDDVDSTFVRLRNPSTGAASLYLLGSEDVQLYEVKAFSEDCHSWFIGQTVQRDGRLLYVTPMDPLYLLLPYLVKAVKEGKFQPMNQMVMDEDFPACTRLLNCTRSLASVHHIAEEKEVGGLQFYRYSLEKTLDWLKKKVDRTVKALRNANISVGDGVKSASYVRVKLESEARDEDYLRYAHGLLSAYVSGDLSGALLAHLRLPELVTPEKEEPPSKPPKKMSAAQKSLAKVDKSGMKTMSAFFSPKAKLEKN